The following coding sequences lie in one Pseudomonadota bacterium genomic window:
- a CDS encoding DEAD/DEAH box helicase, which translates to MTPENQSPNTPPSDESFFSLVKHQVIRDKLTELSIVIPTPVQRGSIPVVLEGHDVIAQAQTGSGKTLAFVLPILSKLLDAGDVKETFALIIAPTRELAVQVRNVVTTMLPDVQPACIIGGVKQASQVRDLRNDPRIVVGTPGRLMDLIQQGEIVLKECRMFVLDEADEMLSMGFVEEVRAILARLPKDRQGMFFSATITPRVGILANSFLKNPKRIEFEVLEDRLPQIEHLFSRVDGGLTSKATALAGFLSEFKPRSAIVFCNTKSDTELVEILLRRRGFEPERLNSDLSQKDRESTMDRFRSGELKLLIATDVAARGIDVQELELVVNYAIHELPETYVHRTGRTGRAGRSGKALSLVGPQDFSAFYSLQKKLPIVLTEVPLPDQKPIVVAS; encoded by the coding sequence ATGACCCCAGAAAACCAGAGCCCTAATACGCCCCCCTCAGATGAATCCTTTTTTTCCCTCGTTAAGCACCAGGTAATTAGAGATAAGCTCACAGAGCTCTCAATAGTTATCCCAACCCCTGTGCAGCGCGGCTCGATACCTGTTGTGCTGGAAGGGCATGATGTTATCGCACAGGCGCAGACCGGGAGTGGAAAGACCTTGGCGTTTGTATTGCCAATTCTTTCTAAGTTGCTTGATGCCGGAGATGTCAAAGAAACCTTTGCTCTTATTATTGCCCCGACACGCGAGCTGGCGGTACAGGTGAGAAATGTTGTTACCACCATGCTGCCTGATGTTCAGCCTGCCTGTATTATCGGAGGGGTAAAGCAAGCTAGCCAGGTGCGCGATCTGCGTAACGATCCGCGCATAGTTGTTGGAACTCCTGGCCGCCTGATGGATCTAATTCAGCAGGGTGAGATCGTACTTAAAGAGTGCCGCATGTTTGTGCTTGATGAAGCCGATGAGATGCTTTCAATGGGGTTTGTTGAGGAGGTGCGCGCCATACTAGCTAGGTTGCCAAAGGATCGTCAGGGGATGTTCTTTAGCGCAACTATAACGCCCCGTGTAGGCATATTAGCAAACTCGTTCCTTAAGAATCCCAAGCGGATTGAGTTTGAGGTTCTTGAGGATAGGCTTCCGCAGATTGAGCACCTGTTCTCGCGTGTTGATGGCGGGCTTACAAGCAAGGCTACGGCACTTGCGGGCTTTCTGTCTGAGTTTAAGCCGCGCAGCGCTATAGTTTTCTGTAATACTAAATCGGATACAGAGCTGGTTGAGATCCTGCTTCGTAGGCGTGGCTTCGAGCCGGAGCGTCTTAATTCAGACCTTTCGCAGAAGGACCGCGAGAGTACGATGGATCGTTTTCGCTCAGGTGAGCTTAAGCTTCTAATCGCTACAGATGTAGCTGCGCGTGGTATAGATGTTCAGGAGCTTGAGCTCGTTGTTAATTACGCAATTCATGAATTGCCTGAGACCTATGTTCATAGAACTGGTAGAACGGGGCGCGCCGGAAGGTCCGGAAAGGCGCTCTCGCTAGTTGGGCCACAGGACTTCTCTGCGTTTTATTCTCT